GTGGCTAAACCAGAGCCTGTCTCTCCCTGAATCCCACTGGAAAACCAAAGGCTCTGCCAGCActcccagcctggccctgaagcTGCTCTTTGCCAACACTTTGCTGTAACAAACCTGGTTTGCTCCCTGCCCAAAGACAATTGCTGGTTCTTCACACGTAGCCAGCAGTGAGCTACCACTGGCAGCACAATGTGAAAGGAAGGGACAGGACAGGCAGAGAGCAGGACCCTCACCCCCAGTGCAAACATGAGTCCCATACAAGCACCCCTTGACCAGTGCACCAGCTGCCAATGGGGACTGGGCTCAACAGGGAGGACACAAATAACCCATCTTCCAACTGGTACCCCTGGGACAGGAGGGAtctgctggagcatccctggggcaGGGGAAGCACAAAGGAGCTTGGGGATGGTCCATGCCACACGGTGTTTGCAGAGGGAAGGATGGAGCTGGTGCAAGAGGAGGGACCCAGGGCCTGGCTGGTTTGGGCCAGTGCTGGGAATGGAACCAGCCACACTGGTGACTGGGAGCAGCCCTGCCttgcccagcacagagcagaagcCCAGTTCCTCTGAGCCCATCTGCCTGCCCATGCCCTGCCTCCCCCATCAAGGACAAGCAAACCTTGCAGGAAAAGCTCCCTGCATGTCTCCTGCTGCAGTCATACTCCTCAAGCCCTGAGCTCCAACCCCTCTGATCCATCTGCAGCACCATCCAGGGGAGGGCAGTGCTTCCTGCACACACcaggctggaggctgcaggagcagcagtatCAGCATTGTCTTGGGGAGGGAAGGGCTCAGGGAATGCACTaaggaggcagcagggaagagcttgtgcccaTCTCCACTCCCCTGCAGCCTCAGGGGGGTTTAATGCCTGCTGACTCCCACAGCTCACATCCTGTTGGCTTTCCCCCATGCAGTGCCAGTGAAGCAAGGCTGGATGGGCGCTGCAGTAGGTCCCCATTAGAAACAGCCCTTGGCAGCAGAAGGCAAGGAGGCAGCCTGGCTTCCAGCACCCGGCAGCAGCTTGCCCACCTCTGTCCAGAGGAACAGGGTCCCACTGCCACCACTGTCACCTTCTGGGAGGGCTGAGGCGGTGCCCAGAGAGCAATGTGCCAGCCTCACCAGAAAGAGCAGTGTAAAGGGACTGCAGAGCCCATGAGAAATACTCTGTTAGCAGCGGAAGGGCTAAATCCTAACTCATCCACTGCTCCAAGGCACCTAATTGCTAATCTGAGCTTGCAAAGGTTTGTTTGGGTGGTTTATTGGAGCCATTGCCCTGCAACCCCAGACAACAGCTTATATCAGATTCACTCCATGCCTCATGAGCTCATGGGTGCTCCTGGCTGGGGTCACAGagaccttttcttctccagacacATTCCACCCCTTcgcagcctccccaggcctTTGGGTGCGTGTGGGGCAACCGctccctttggaaaacaaggAGGAAGGTCCTGGGTGTCCTCAGTGACAGGGTGAAACCTATGACTCACTCCCTGACAGTGCACAGCGGGGCTGTCAACAGACATGGGCAAGGTCAAGCATTGCTCCAGACAGCTGAGGCgtccctctgcttcctctgcccTTCCTGGAGGTGTGCAGTAATGCCTCCAGTGCCCAGGGCggtgtgagagcagcagcaatgaggCAGCAGTGGCTGACAGGGAAGGATCCTGGTTGATAAGGGCATGCCTACCTTTGTGATTCATCGTCTTGAGGCACTGCTTGCTCTGGATGTCCCACAGCCGGACTGTTTCATCGTGCGAGCCCGAAAGCAGGAGGCTGCCATCCGTGGACACTGACAGGCACGTCACCTGGCTCCTGGAATGGGGAACAGGAGGTTTCCAGTCAGGATGAGCCATGGACCGCCCAGAAACTGGTGAGGTGGGCAGACAGGAGGTGCTTGGCAAGTAGGGCTGGTCCCTCACCTGTGCCCTTTGAAGACCTTGCCGTTCTCCCGCTCCGTCTGGAAGGTCCGGTCTCTCTGGACCGGCTGCAGGaatgaaggaagaaggaaagggagagaagaggtTAAATTCGGGAAGCCAACAGGCTCCTCTCTGCGTCTGGAGGGGGCAGAGGACATAGAGGGGAAGCCAGGCCCTGCAGAGGGAGGGGACAGTGGCTCAGGGTGAggagagcagcactgagcactcACCCAGGCACAGAGGTCAACCTGGAAGATGGATCCGTCCATGCCACCGCAGAACATGTGGTACTCGGAGAGATCAAGAGTCACAGCCATGATGCCCACGTCGAAGAGCACAGAAAGCAGGAGCTCCCCAGAGGAGACTTCCCAGAGCTGGAGCGAGAGGGTACAGGAGAATTAGGGACTTAAGCACAGGAAGAACAACCTGCCACCCAGCAACAGCACGTACAGCATCCCCTCCTTGCTGTGCCTGAGGGAAACAGAGCCCAGGGCACAACCCAGGACCAGGCTCCTTGTTACCACGAGCCAAGTGTCCCAGGCAGCTCCAAACCCATCCTGTGCCCATCCTGCCCCCCAGGGCAGAGCCctcctgcagggcaggaggagcgagctccaggctgctctgctccttccccatccAGACTAAAGGACACCAGTGAGGGAATGAGGGGAGCTGGGCCCAAGGTTCCCTGGGAGAAGAGGGACTGCAAAGGCCCAGCTCGAGGGCAGGTGCAGAGGAACTGCTGGTGTCTGGAGAGGCAAAGCCCTTTCGGTCTGGCAGCTCTGAGTCATCCCAGAGACAGCCAAGAAATTCAGCTACTGCAAGCCTGCAGAAACTGCTTGAACCCTGTGGGGCCCATGGGCCTCTGCTGGGTGGGACAGAGCTGAGCCTTACCTTCGCTGTCTggtccagggaggctgtggcagcTCGTGCCAAGGGCCCTCCAAAGCCACAGCACAAGTCTGTGATGGGGAGGCTGTGTCGGGACCACACGTGGCGTGGGTCAGGGATCTGGGAGGGCTCTGCCTGCAGGACGCTGTGGGGAGAACAGAGAGGCTTTACCAACAGCTCAGCACAGGGGCTTCCAGCTGACTCCATCTCCAGGAAGCAGTGGCTGATCTCTTCTTCATCCATTCCTCACCCAGATGCTCTCTGTCCCCCAGATGAATGAGTTTGGATGAGTTAAGACCTCCTCACAGGGCACCGTTACCTGTAAAGGTTCCACACCAGGGCCAAACAGTCCTTAGCCCCTGAGAGAAAGTGGCTGCTGTCGTCTGTAAAGCAGAGGCATGTGAGGTCCTGGTAGTGTCGGTTCAGGATGGCCAGGAGGTTCCCGTTGGAGACCTACGGCAAAGGAAAGGGCAGGAGACCATCAACGAAGGAGCACTTGAGGCACATGGAATAACGGGTGCAGCTTCATCAGAACCCGGTGTAACCCCCATGTAATGCCACCGGTGACCAGAGCCCAGCTCACCAGTCCCACACACAGCGAGCTAAAGCAGTGCTAAAGGATAACTCGGGGTTGAGCTTCGAGGGAGCAACCTCAGCAGCTTGGGAAGAACAGGCCCCAAAGAACAGACCTCAACCTCACCCACCAGTTTCTTGCCCCCTGCCCCATGAGCTGCACACCCACGGAAGCTGCAATGTCCAAGGCCCAGCAAAGCCCCACTGCAGGGCCCAGACCGTGTGGACTCACTGAGCCCACAGGGGCAGCTGTGGAGCGGTCAGGATGTGacccccatccctcctccccatGCCCCATGCCAGCCCCTCACCTCCCACAGGTAGATGCTCTCGGCAACCCCGACCAAGATGTAGAGGCCGTTGGGAGAGGCCGTCAGGCAGGTCACCGGCCCGGGGCAGATGAtcttctgctgcagctggtCCTGGGGGCACAAAGAACACAGCGGCCACTCAGCATGGGGGGGCAGGATAAGGGGTCTCCATGTGGAGAGACGTGGGTCTCCAGCAAGGGGGTACCGGGGTGGGGAGAGCCTGACCATGCAGACCACGGCTCTCTATGGGGAAAGAGCGTGCAGGGGGTAGAGGgaccccccaccacacacatggGGGTGTCCAGGAAGTTGGTGCCGCGGGGGCCGGGACTGACCATGGGGACCACGGCTCTCTATGGgcaaagggaggggggaaggaaggcCCCGCAAGCACAGCCAAGGGGAGGGCTCTCAGGGGAGGGGATCCCCGGTGTCCCCCCCCGGCCGCGGTGCGGTGGTCGCTGCCGGGCCGGGGCCTGCCGGTaccttcctctgcagctcccagaCGTTGATGTAGCTCTTGCCGAGCTGCGCTCCCAGCAGGTGCTCGCCGCCCAGCAGCGCCAGCGCCCGGGGCCCGCTGTTACCGCCGCGGTACCCGGGCAGCGCCGAGCCCGAGTGCAGCTCCCAGGCCGAGCAGTTGCACAGCGGCCCCGCCGCGTCCGTCACCAGCGCCACCTCCATGGGCGCCGCCATCTTCGCGGTCCGCCAGGGACAGAGAGAGCGCGGCGGACGCCTAGAGCGCCGCCCCGCCTGCCGCCCTCCGCCAATCAACTGCGGCTGCGGCGGGCGGGGCGCGCCCTGgcgccccatagagacacccgAGAGGGACAGTCCGATAGGGAGACCCGGAGCCCTATGGGCACCCCATGGGGACCCCGTGACACTCTGTAGGtattccatagggatcccatagACACCCCAAGCCCTATGGAAACCCTGTGTGGACTTCATGGACACCCCACAGCCCTATGGACATGCTGTAAAGGATCCCATAACCCTATAggcaccccatagggaccccatgGACACCCTATGGGCACCCCATGAGGACACCGTGATGCTCTATGTATTCCACAGGGaccccatgggcacccccaaGCCCTATGGACACCCTGTAAAGGACCCTATAACTCTATGGGCACCTCATGAGGACCCCATAGTCCCATGCCCATCCCACAGGGACCCTCTAGGGACTTCACAGGGACCCCATAGCCACTTCCCAGTCCTATGGCCACCCTATGGCTCCATGAGCACCCCTATAGGGCAGTGGGGGGGGTACCCCCAGGACACAACCCCCAACACACCACACTTTatagatttaatattttttccttttttttttttaatatttcatcaaCTTTACAGGGTTACAATTGTCTTAAATATTCTGACGTTTAAATACAATCTGTATAATAATGTTATTATAAAATGTAAACTTTCagtggtttttcttttattttctctttttttaaatcttttttttgttttttttttctttgcttttttattttttttaattttatttttttattatttttttttattaattaaatcaTCAAAAGTTTCAATACCTGAATGGTTGCAAAACTGAAATCGTTCACCGGGGCCTGGGTGCGCCCGAGGCCGCCGCTCACAGAGGTAGAATGTGGttttttattcctatttttttgtctctttttttgtctttttgggtttttttgtttttttttcagttttttcactgtttttcattcttctgtctATTTTTACCTGAGTTAAGATGCGCTCGCTGGGTCAATGCGGCTGCAGCTGGGTCCGTTCCTTTTgagttttgcttttccaaaccCCAGAGAAACTGATTTAggcttctttttattattattattattctctttttaaactgatatgtaaaaaaaaaacctaaaaaatcCAGTGGGAGGTAATATATtctccaaaaaagaaaaaagcccaaaaaacaaagggagggaaaagaggGGGGGTGTGAAaatcatgaaaaataaagaaaccaaCCCAAAATGGTGACTGTACAAAGGAAAAAGTCACTGAAGAGAATCTAAAGCCCACAATGGGCATAAGAACAACCCCCCCAAGCCCCCCCCTTTGGGACATCTCCTTGTGGAGAGCTGGATCTGACAGCGGGAGGAGGTGGATGGACCCCTCCCCTGCATCATCTCCCTCCCCTCCATAAGGGATGGGGTTCATGGAGCCACTAAAGGGGCACTTCCAGCTGTGGGAAGAGGCtaaaaccaggctggaaaagccccaAATCCCCTGAGATCACCTCTTCcccaagggaaaagaaaagaaaagggggggtcCAAGAGCAatagacacccccccccccaccaggcacctggagaagggggggggggggaaacaaccCACCCTGTGCTTGAGGTGGGAACCTGAGGCCTTGAGATACCGAATTGGGGCAAATAGGGGGGTTTCGGTATCGGGTCGTGATTGTGTCTCACGCAGATGttttgggatggggggggggggggctaagGAAAGGTTAAAAAAGTGGGAAAATCCTCAATGtggcaggatggggagagaaagaTGCTTCAAATCCATCCTTAGGGCTGGGGGATGCTCTGGAGATCCCAAAGGACCggagcatcccacagctccccGGTCCTTGAGCATCCCCATCATGGATACAAGCTCCTGCATCCCGATGCTAACTGGCTATTTAAGCCAATCCCCCGACCCCCGCCACACATCTCCTGGCTTCTGCTCTCACCACGCTGCTTGTTTCGGGGAGGAAAAGATGCCCAAATGGGCTTTCCACAGTAGTATAATGGGGGAAGGAATACAAATCAGGCTTTCCTCTAAAGCTTTCCCAGTTTCCACTACAGATTTCCCAGTTTTCCAAGCTCCTGTTTCCCTGATGACCACTAATATATATCATTTTGCATGTTAAAGTTTGATTCTTCTTTCTGAGAATAAAATAGAAGCTATTTACAATGAAACAATCAAACAACAACCTCTTAAAATCCCATATAGTGAGtcctcaaaaaagaaaagggattgGGCATGGGGGAAAAGGTTCTAAACAAGGATCTAAATGGATAATAGATCTCCTGAAAATCCCAATTCATCAATGGTTTTTTGCCTTTAGAGAGTGCACCGGAGGGGGGGTTTCACTACAGCGCGCATCGGCGGGCGTCCGTGCGTCTGTCTGGAGGTAACACGAGGTCAAACATAATAATTAATcattcataataataataaatgtacAGTGCAAAGTGTGATGTGAGTGAGGTAAAAACGGTCCCGGACCGGCGCGGCGCAGCGGGACGAGCCGGCGGCTCCGGCAAAACCCCCCCTTGGGATAAAGCTTTTCTGGCTTGTGAAGGGAAACCCAACAACACGAGGACATGGGCAGAGCCCACTGAGACCCCAAGGAGACCCCAAGGAGGTCCCGGTGCAGGGGTGTTCATTAAGGCGAAGCGTTGTTTGAGGTAGAAGTGGGGGGCATGGCCAGGCTGGTCGGTGCCGCGGTGCCGCCGCCACCGCTGCTGCCCACCCCGCTGCCACCGCTGCCGCTGGTCCGGCTGCCACCGCCACCACCGCCATTGCCTTTGCTGTAGGCAGAGGAAGGgagcgaggaggaggaggaggaagaggaggaggaagggccGGGCGTCTGGGCGAACAGCACACCTGGGGGAGAGAGCAGGGGGCTGAGCCACGGGGCGGTGCGGCCGTGCCAATGCTGCCGGGAATGCCAGCATTGGGGGATGCTGGAGACGGCCGAGGACGAGCCCCTCACCTGTGTAGACGATACCGTTGATCTCAACCGACATGCTGATGCTGTTGGTGCCATTGCTGCTCAGGCCGGTGGCCGAGTCCTGGCGGTTCTCTGCTGGGGAAGAGCCTGGTTATGGACCCTGCAAGGCCCACGGGGCCGGGGGCTCTGCCGGGGCTGGCACTGACCTGGCGAGCGGGTGCCCTGGCTGTTGATGCGGATGCTCATGGGCAGCTGGGCTGTCATGGCCAGGAGGTTCTGCTGCAGCGCCCGCTGCATCAGCCGCTGCTGCTCATCCGTCACCAGCGCCATCTTCTTCTCCGGGGGCTCCCCCGATTCCAGCTTCTCCCGCAGCTGCTCCAGCGCCGCGGCCtgagccgccgccgccacctGCACCGCAGCCGCCTGCGCTGCCACCACCGGGTGCCCGGCCAGCGACACCGGGAGCCGGCTGGGCAcggagatggggatgggggagtcCTCCTCTGCAGGGGCAGAGCGGAGGTCAGGGATgaggggcacaggcagggatggatgcCACCACCCCGCAGTGTTCCCGTGTGctgcccagcacctcctgcccctgACTGGAGTGCGGGTCCCTGAAATGATCCCCAGTGCCCAGAGGAGGGGGACGGGAGCGTGACCccccctgctcagccccatagcagccgTTACCTTTCTTGATCTTCTGGACGGGAGCGATGGATCCGCCATTGGTGGCAGAGGCCAACCCCAGCGCCGGCACCGGCAGCTTCGGGGAGGAGAGGAGCCCATGGGTGCTGCCGGGGGAGTAGGTGAAGAGGGAGCTGCCGAAGCCCTGCCGCCGGCCCTCCCGCCGGTTGCTGTCGATGGCCGCCTGCAGCTCGTTGGGGTTGCTCAGCCCTCGCTTCTCACATTCGTAGGGGTACAGGTACTTCATGTACCTGCCGGAGGAAAGGGATGcggatggtgatggtgatgcgGTGACAGGGGACACCCCGGAGGGGTGGTACCCAcccatccctgtccccccaTGCAGGGCAGCGCCATCCCCACTGCAGGACCCTCCCGTCCCTGCCCGCCGCTCACTGGGTGCGCAGGGTGAAGGCAGCGCTGGTGATGGAGGTGGGCAGGTTCAGCCCCTTGGTGATCTCTCGCCATAGCTTCTTGTTGATCACCTCCACCAGGCCGCCCTTCTCCGTCACCAGCGTGTAGAGCATGTACAGGTCCAGCACCTGCTTGGCCATGATGGGTATCCGGTTGACGGGGGtccctggggagcagggaagggaggagagagcGGGGCTGGGTTCTGCTTTCTCACCCCAGGGGGAAGCCATTGAGACCCCCAGCGAGGCAATGGGGGGTGCTGCTCATTGCCTCCCTCCCACCATCTCCTTCCCCCCTCGGACCCCCCCTCTGAGCATCAGCCTCATgagcaaaggaaacagaaactcgcgtctgcagccacagctggatGCGGTTTCTCAGGCTGAGCCCGGCAGCACCCGGCAACACGAGTTATTTATAACGGGGGTCCCACACAGGGCAGCAGGGGGGTAACCCCTTTAGCCatggggaaggggctgcagcAAATCCCCCTCTCTGCCTGCCCAGCTCTGGTGTGTGATCTCGGTGGGACGCTGCCAGTGGGCCCCCCcatgcgcacacacacacacacaccacacgTGCTTCCCCCAATGCCAGCCCCACAAAGGGCTGGAGGCAGTGATGTGTCAGCGCTTTCAGAGCTGTTTTCCATGCAGGAACCAGACCCTTAGCTTTGCTTCCAGCTCTTTCCAtgaccccccccaccccccccagaCACAGCATCCCGCGCCCCAGCAGAGTGAAGAGGTAGTAAGGAGCTCCATCCCCAGTGATAACCAGGGGGGGAGCACAGAGCGGGGACAACGAACCCAGGGCTGGCCAAGAGCAGGGCCGGGTGAGGGGCCCGGATCCAGCCCAGCAGGTTTGATCCCGCTGTGCAAAGAGGTTAAAAATTAACCATGGGCCCAACCGGAGCTGGGGCTGATCCCAGGATTGGGATGAGGGGCAAGGAAATGAGCCCCCAGCCCCGGGGAGGATGtggaggggagcagggggagcCTCTGGGGTGGAGGTCCAGGGGGGGGCTCACCTCGCTTCTGCATGAAGCTGAAGAGGTCATCCAGGAACTCCTTCCTCCTGGGGTCACCATCCAGCTCATACAGCTGCACAATGAGAGAACAACACTCAGAAACCCCTGTACCAATGCTCCCCATTCCTGTACCAATGCTCCCCACTCCTGTACCAATGCTCCCCACTCCTGTACCAATGCTCCCCACTCCTGTACCGATGCTCCCCATTCCTGTACCAATGCTCCCCACTCCTGTACTGATGCTTCCCACTCCTGTACTGATGCCCCCCAGTACCCCACACCCCCCACCTCCCCAAACCAGCATCCCTGGGCTGTGATCCCAGGGCCTCACAGGATGCTGAGTGCTCTGGGGGTCTGTGCGTGGAGCCACGGTGTCCCCAGGGTCCCCGCAGCTGAGGCTGGACCTGGCCCcaccatcccctgccccactgaGAGCTGGTGCAGCTGCGAACACCGCGCTCGGTCCCTGCTCCTCTCAGGAATGCCAATCCCAGGTATTTTTAgcaccctgctctgcacagaCTGGAGCGATGCTTTGGCACGATCCCTCCTCCACACCTGCAGCGCCGGAGAGACCCAGTGCCAAGAGCTGGCATCGGGAACCGGCTTGTGTGTGCTCAGGTTGTGCCTGCAACAGTGGGCTCCAAACGGGTCCCTGGGGGGCCAGCCCTGACAAACAAGGGGGGCAAACCTGCCCCatcagggctggcagcagctcctccttcaAGAGCATCCCCCTGGGGTCACCGGCGCGGGGCAAGGCCTCCGGCACCCTGAGCACCCGGTTCTGCCGGGGCACCTTGCGTCAGGGGTGGCCGCACCCGGCACATTCCTGCCTGATTTATGGCTGCGGGGCTGCAGCCCCGGTCCCCGCAGCGCGGAGCGGTCCCTGCCCGCAGGCAGCGGCCGGGGGAGGATCCAGGAGGAGGTGTCAGAGCAAGGGGCTGCCCAGGCGCCACGGGGATGGGCGGCGCGGCTCCCGCTGTCCTCGGTGACAGCTCTGACCAACTGCCAGCGGACGGGGCTAGAAACAACCACCCCGTCACCCAGCGAGCGCGCACCGCGTTAACCGGGACACCCGCTCGTCCCGAGGGGCACACGGTGGCACCGGGACCCACCGGCGCTCCACTGCGAGCCCCCTCCTCCCACTGTCCCCTCCCGAcatctcctccccacccccggAAGGATCCGGACCCCGCGGGGCTGAACTCAGCTGCCGGCGCCGATCAAAGGGATCAATGGGGCCGCGATAAGAGGGGCCGGGCGTGCAGGAAAGCCATAAACCCCCAGTTCCCCTGGAAACCTCACCCGGCCCCAGCAATCCCCCAGGGAAAGTGATGGAGCCACCGGCACCACCGGCCGAGAGCCCTCAAAGCGCAGCTCCCATCCCAGTATCCCGGgatccatgggcagggagagcctcGAGGGGCCTCGGCACCGGGGATGGAGTGAGACGGACCAGGGACTGCCGTGGGGCTGGAGCCAATCCAGCCTTTCCTCGATCAGCTCTGAAAGCCGCGCAATTTAAATCCAGATCTGGAGAAGGGTCCTGGATCATGGTGGGTCATGGCATGACCATGGAGCTGTCCTGGCACAGTGCAGGGGGGTCACGAGCAGCCTGTTAACCCACAGAGCTCTAAAAGGGATTGGCCATTTATGAAAACACTGGAGGGTTCCACCTTTAGCAAGGCAGCTCTCAGCTAAAGCTGCT
The DNA window shown above is from Melopsittacus undulatus isolate bMelUnd1 chromosome 19, bMelUnd1.mat.Z, whole genome shotgun sequence and carries:
- the WDR18 gene encoding WD repeat-containing protein 18, yielding MAAPMEVALVTDAAGPLCNCSAWELHSGSALPGYRGGNSGPRALALLGGEHLLGAQLGKSYINVWELQRKDQLQQKIICPGPVTCLTASPNGLYILVGVAESIYLWEVSNGNLLAILNRHYQDLTCLCFTDDSSHFLSGAKDCLALVWNLYSVLQAEPSQIPDPRHVWSRHSLPITDLCCGFGGPLARAATASLDQTAKLWEVSSGELLLSVLFDVGIMAVTLDLSEYHMFCGGMDGSIFQVDLCAWPVQRDRTFQTERENGKVFKGHRSQVTCLSVSTDGSLLLSGSHDETVRLWDIQSKQCLKTMNHKGAVTNAFIVLAPANMLNPDGKPSTPLPKFSKHLHGTESSDEQGSEGLTLRLGLHQQESGESYLEKARKMYSQMYSTREKNLVGDQEHLTIQVSELEEEVSTLRKINKNLFDFSARIITKPTK
- the ARID3A gene encoding AT-rich interactive domain-containing protein 3A, yielding MKLQAVMENLQRQQRARLQQALEARQQEQQQQHRSTSPPAQPPSGPGQPPASTPARARGQDAAPAPSEEGAEPESAHMQRAQMAALAAMRAAAAGLSHSSSPGPSDESQASEEEEEEEEEHGEEEEDGGYQQEVGSEEEEDLKGKWDEDDFEEDLGEEEEEEEEEEEEEDYEEEEDMGEEGLGSAEAVRAGAGSLLLRKPPAPQHYRGEPQRVPGGQERLPPALGHAQPPPPAPDHGDWTYEEQFKQLYELDGDPRRKEFLDDLFSFMQKRGTPVNRIPIMAKQVLDLYMLYTLVTEKGGLVEVINKKLWREITKGLNLPTSITSAAFTLRTQYMKYLYPYECEKRGLSNPNELQAAIDSNRREGRRQGFGSSLFTYSPGSTHGLLSSPKLPVPALGLASATNGGSIAPVQKIKKEEDSPIPISVPSRLPVSLAGHPVVAAQAAAVQVAAAAQAAALEQLREKLESGEPPEKKMALVTDEQQRLMQRALQQNLLAMTAQLPMSIRINSQGTRSPENRQDSATGLSSNGTNSISMSVEINGIVYTGVLFAQTPGPSSSSSSSSSSLPSSAYSKGNGGGGGGSRTSGSGGSGVGSSGGGGTAAPTSLAMPPTSTSNNASP